A section of the Symphalangus syndactylus isolate Jambi chromosome 19, NHGRI_mSymSyn1-v2.1_pri, whole genome shotgun sequence genome encodes:
- the RGS16 gene encoding regulator of G-protein signaling 16 isoform X2 — MCRTLAAFPTTCLERAKEFKTRLGIFLHKSELGCDTGSTGKFEWGSKHSKEKNFSEDVLGWRESFDLLLSSKNGVAAFHAFLKTEFSEENLEFWLACEEFKKIRSATKLASRAHRIFEEFICSEAPKEVNIDHETRELTRMNLQTATATCFDAAQGKTRTLMEKDSYPRFLKSPAYRDLAAQASAASATPSSCSLAEPSHT; from the exons ATGTGCCGCACCCTGGCCGCCTTCCCCACCACCTGCCTGGAGAG AGCCAAAGAGTTCAAGACACGTCTGGGGATCTTTCTTCACAAATCAGAGCTGGGCTGCGATACTGGGAGTACTGGCAAGTTTGAGTGGGGCAGTAAACACAGCAAAGAGAA AAACTTCTCAGAAGATGTGCTGGGGTGGAGAGAGTCGTTCGACCTGCTGCTGAGCAGTAAAA ATGGAGTGGCTGCCTTCCACGCTTTCCTGAAGACAGAGTTCAGTGAGGAGAACCTGGAGTTCTGGCTGGCCTGTGAAGAGTTCAAAAAGATCCGATCAGCTACCAAGCTGGCCTCCAGGGCACACCGGATCTTTGAGGAGTTCATTTGCAGTGAGGCCCCTAAAGAG GTCAACATTGACCATGAGACCCGCGAGTTGACGAGGATGAACCTGCAGACCGCCACAGCCACATGCTTTGATGCGGCTCAGGGGAAGACACGTACCCTGATGGAGAAGGACTCCTACCCACGCTTCCTGAAGTCGCCCGCTTACCGGGACCTGGCTGCCCAAGCCTCAGCCGCCTCTGCCACTCCGTCCAGCTGCAGCCTGGCCGAGCCCTCACACACCTGA
- the RGS16 gene encoding regulator of G-protein signaling 16 isoform X1, protein MCRTLAAFPTTCLERAKEFKTRLGIFLHKSELGCDTGSTGKFEWGSKHSKENRNFSEDVLGWRESFDLLLSSKNGVAAFHAFLKTEFSEENLEFWLACEEFKKIRSATKLASRAHRIFEEFICSEAPKEVNIDHETRELTRMNLQTATATCFDAAQGKTRTLMEKDSYPRFLKSPAYRDLAAQASAASATPSSCSLAEPSHT, encoded by the exons ATGTGCCGCACCCTGGCCGCCTTCCCCACCACCTGCCTGGAGAG AGCCAAAGAGTTCAAGACACGTCTGGGGATCTTTCTTCACAAATCAGAGCTGGGCTGCGATACTGGGAGTACTGGCAAGTTTGAGTGGGGCAGTAAACACAGCAAAGAGAA tagAAACTTCTCAGAAGATGTGCTGGGGTGGAGAGAGTCGTTCGACCTGCTGCTGAGCAGTAAAA ATGGAGTGGCTGCCTTCCACGCTTTCCTGAAGACAGAGTTCAGTGAGGAGAACCTGGAGTTCTGGCTGGCCTGTGAAGAGTTCAAAAAGATCCGATCAGCTACCAAGCTGGCCTCCAGGGCACACCGGATCTTTGAGGAGTTCATTTGCAGTGAGGCCCCTAAAGAG GTCAACATTGACCATGAGACCCGCGAGTTGACGAGGATGAACCTGCAGACCGCCACAGCCACATGCTTTGATGCGGCTCAGGGGAAGACACGTACCCTGATGGAGAAGGACTCCTACCCACGCTTCCTGAAGTCGCCCGCTTACCGGGACCTGGCTGCCCAAGCCTCAGCCGCCTCTGCCACTCCGTCCAGCTGCAGCCTGGCCGAGCCCTCACACACCTGA